A stretch of Lepisosteus oculatus isolate fLepOcu1 chromosome 11, fLepOcu1.hap2, whole genome shotgun sequence DNA encodes these proteins:
- the slc25a48 gene encoding solute carrier family 25 member 48 — translation MNCFHIDDFVAGWIGGASSVIVGHPLDTVKTRLQAGNGYKNTLHCILKVYQKENVSGFFKGLSFPLASITLYNSVVFGTFSNTQRLISQFRHGDRRHPSDMLDLVLSSTMTGFISVGIGAPVDLVKIRLQMQTQPVVTEALNLAGECWRTVGVQERVVYRGPLHCISNILQNEGVPGLYRGAWAMVLRDVPGYTLYFIPYALLCGWMTPEGHASPHPCCIWLAGGIAGSISWVTATPADVVKSRLQADALHQRQYKGISHCILQSYKTDGLQVFFRGTTVNAIRGFPMSATMFLSYELALKFFRGL, via the exons ATGAATTGCTTTCATATAGATGACTTTGTAGCTGGGTGGATAGGCG GAGCTTCCAGTGTTATTGTGGGGCATCCACTTGACACTGTAAAG ACACGTTTACAAGCTGGAAATGGGTACAAAAACACTTTACACTGCATTCTTAAAGTCTaccagaaagaaaat GTTTCTGGGTTCTTCAAAGGCCTGTCTTTTCCTTTGGCCAGCATAACTCTCTACAACTCGGTGGTATTTGGCACCTTCAGCAACACTCAACGGCTTATTAGCCAGTTTCGCCATGGCGACAGGAGGCATCCTTCCGATATGTTGGACCTGGTACTCTCCAGCACGATGACTGGCTTCATTTCTGTAGGGATTGGTGCCCCTGTGGATCTGGTGAAAATACGGCTGCAGATGCAGACCCAGCCTGTTGTTACAG AGGCTTTGAATCTTGCGGGTGAGTGCTGGCGCACAGTTGGGGTCCAAGAGAGAGTAGTGTACAGGGGGCCTCTTCACTGCATCAGCAACATTCTCCAAAATGAAGGGGTCCCTGGGCTGTATCGTGGAGCTTGGGCCATGGTGCTCAGAGATGTTCCAGGGTATACTCTCTACTTCATTCCTTACGCCCTGCTCTGTGGCTGGATGACACCAGAGGGACATGCTTCGCCTCACCCTTGTTGCATTTGGCTTGCAGGTGGAATAGCTG GTTCGATCTCCTGGGTCACTGCAACACCAGCAGATGTAGTGAAGAGCCGACTCCAAGCTGATGCTCTTCACCAAAGGCAATACAAAGGGATTTCCCACTGTATCTTGCAGAGTTACAAGACAGATGGGTTACAA GTATTCTTTCGAGGCACTACAGTAAATGCTATTCGGGGATTCCCAATGAGTGCCACCATGTTCCTTAGCTATGAGCTTGCTCTGAAATTCTTCAGAGGCTTGTAG